One Lysinibacillus sp. OF-1 DNA segment encodes these proteins:
- a CDS encoding ABC transporter, producing MWSYFKFEFKQFFLNKKNLAIYFLLAFATFFYVFKIAPAYDPIESVDSEEIEARYLTRQEFLDHMEGRKLHGLHPAVIFAIEIFSEINPIDKARLDALEKGNLKKYADLTRDWYYFTNAITYKSDSFSYNSKYFIKNNEYAEDDAFYAYLEHAVRYDAYSKADYELSTEIFEQRTALQTLERLLKGILPIILIVCVLLLAIDMVAKDRRHPSILKGFPINDWKKLLVKMVVVLLGSAVLFIPLIVGFFIVGLQSGFGNFHLPSPVYAPHLDWRMEGKFEMMTLGTFLGQSLALLFTWFIVIISVVLLCSMLFRNEMVNFAVGILLIFGENFYFSRYVGFFWDVQNYPTSYIQVGQIISKQRNFYYMNDHLDFTLGLQLLLGLAAIVIFFIILTASNRRYKLIK from the coding sequence ATGTGGAGTTATTTTAAATTTGAATTCAAGCAATTTTTTTTGAATAAGAAAAACTTAGCAATATACTTTTTACTTGCTTTTGCAACCTTTTTTTATGTATTTAAAATAGCACCAGCTTACGATCCGATTGAAAGTGTAGACTCTGAGGAGATTGAGGCGCGCTATTTAACACGTCAGGAATTTTTAGATCATATGGAAGGAAGAAAATTACATGGTCTGCATCCTGCCGTTATTTTTGCTATTGAAATATTTAGCGAGATTAACCCTATAGATAAAGCAAGATTAGATGCATTAGAAAAGGGCAATTTAAAAAAATATGCAGATTTAACGCGTGATTGGTACTACTTTACCAATGCGATTACCTATAAAAGTGATTCATTTTCATATAACTCAAAGTATTTTATAAAAAATAATGAGTATGCAGAAGATGATGCCTTTTATGCTTATTTAGAGCATGCAGTCCGTTATGATGCATATTCGAAAGCAGATTATGAATTATCAACGGAAATATTTGAACAACGCACGGCACTACAAACGCTCGAACGCTTATTAAAGGGTATACTGCCCATTATATTGATTGTCTGTGTGCTACTTTTAGCAATTGATATGGTTGCCAAAGATAGACGCCATCCATCCATTTTGAAGGGGTTTCCGATTAATGATTGGAAAAAGCTCCTGGTGAAAATGGTCGTTGTGCTACTAGGTAGTGCCGTATTATTTATACCGCTTATTGTTGGCTTCTTTATTGTAGGACTACAATCTGGCTTTGGGAATTTCCATTTGCCCTCTCCAGTATATGCGCCGCATCTCGACTGGCGTATGGAAGGTAAATTTGAAATGATGACTTTAGGTACGTTTTTAGGACAATCGCTGGCTTTACTTTTTACCTGGTTCATCGTCATCATCAGCGTTGTACTATTATGCAGTATGCTATTCCGCAATGAGATGGTCAATTTCGCTGTTGGCATACTCCTTATTTTTGGTGAAAATTTTTATTTCAGCCGTTACGTTGGCTTTTTCTGGGACGTTCAAAATTATCCAACATCCTATATTCAAGTCGGACAAATTATTTCAAAACAGCGGAATTTTTATTATATGAATGATCATTTAGATTTTACTTTAGGATTACAGTTATTACTTGGACTAGCTGCCATTGTCATTTTTTTCATCATACTGACGGCATCGAACAGGCGATATAAGCTAATTAAATAG
- a CDS encoding ABC transporter ATP-binding protein — protein sequence MIDIQNITVRFGEMNVLNNISMTFEQGQMIGLVAPNGTGKSTFMNVLMNYVKPLNGKIVFKDGLCYSTKQNEVKIHTFVSMMPDQSDLYNHLSGREHLKMFATMWKSDLKLIDETIEALNMGHYVNKKTGTYSLGMRQRLCFAMQIVTNTDIMMMDEVMNGLDPNNVEIISKILLKKKAEGKIIIIASHLLDNLEKYADRIFLFNEGKLIDTNQIIEDFSQAHIKTIRIKNMESNTKKQLHELYPNIKLQTLTNDMTLIHLPSSEASLLSSLTSFLVERNVVDFAFGKVTLNDLYAMYYHEESNVTAS from the coding sequence ATGATTGATATTCAAAATATTACCGTGCGATTTGGAGAAATGAACGTGTTAAATAATATTTCCATGACCTTTGAGCAAGGGCAAATGATTGGGCTTGTTGCACCAAATGGAACGGGAAAATCTACATTTATGAATGTGTTGATGAATTATGTGAAACCGTTGAATGGCAAGATCGTTTTTAAAGATGGCCTATGTTACTCAACTAAACAAAATGAAGTGAAAATCCACACATTCGTGTCAATGATGCCAGACCAAAGTGACTTGTATAATCATTTAAGTGGGCGAGAGCATTTAAAAATGTTTGCTACGATGTGGAAATCGGATTTAAAACTGATTGACGAAACAATCGAAGCATTAAATATGGGGCATTATGTGAATAAAAAGACAGGTACCTATTCCCTTGGGATGCGCCAGCGTCTATGCTTTGCCATGCAAATTGTTACAAATACAGACATTATGATGATGGACGAAGTGATGAACGGGCTTGATCCAAATAATGTGGAAATTATTTCGAAAATATTATTAAAGAAAAAGGCGGAAGGGAAAATTATTATCATTGCCTCCCATTTACTTGATAATTTAGAGAAATATGCAGACCGAATTTTCTTATTTAACGAGGGAAAACTAATAGATACCAATCAAATAATAGAAGATTTTAGTCAAGCGCATATTAAAACGATTCGCATAAAAAATATGGAAAGTAATACGAAAAAACAGCTTCATGAGCTATATCCAAATATCAAACTTCAAACACTGACAAATGACATGACACTCATCCATTTACCAAGTTCTGAAGCCAGCTTATTAAGTTCACTTACATCTTTTTTAGTTGAGAGAAACGTAGTAGATTTTGCTTTTGGGAAAGTTACATTAAATGATTTGTATGCAATGTATTATCACGAAGAAAGCAATGTGACAGCTAGTTAA
- a CDS encoding MepB family protein, whose amino-acid sequence MNKFNKTLAYINELLYEPNNLTIKDIHEETQNSNYGAGLFQLNSKSVRFRVAKITPNKIGQFVSFWEKDETNKNQAFSYDNATDLLVINTFNDNGDFGQFVFPKEVLLKQNILKTVNTKGKMAIRVYPSWDTPTSQQALATQKWQLPYFIKIDDASSLSIHELLKLYSN is encoded by the coding sequence ATGAATAAATTTAATAAGACATTAGCATATATAAATGAATTACTTTATGAACCTAATAATTTAACAATAAAAGATATCCATGAAGAAACTCAAAACTCAAATTATGGGGCTGGGCTATTTCAGTTAAATTCTAAATCGGTTAGATTTAGAGTCGCAAAAATAACACCTAATAAGATAGGACAGTTTGTTTCCTTTTGGGAAAAGGATGAAACTAATAAAAACCAAGCATTCTCATATGATAATGCCACTGATTTATTGGTAATAAACACTTTTAATGATAATGGTGATTTTGGCCAATTCGTTTTTCCAAAAGAAGTTCTTTTAAAACAAAACATCCTTAAAACCGTTAATACAAAGGGTAAAATGGCAATTAGAGTTTATCCTAGTTGGGATACTCCCACTAGTCAACAAGCGCTAGCAACACAAAAATGGCAATTACCCTATTTTATTAAAATTGACGATGCTAGTAGTTTGTCAATACATGAGCTATTAAAATTATACTCCAACTAA